A window of Planctomycetota bacterium contains these coding sequences:
- a CDS encoding PEP-CTERM sorting domain-containing protein (PEP-CTERM proteins occur, often in large numbers, in the proteomes of bacteria that also encode an exosortase, a predicted intramembrane cysteine proteinase. The presence of a PEP-CTERM domain at a protein's C-terminus predicts cleavage within the sorting domain, followed by covalent anchoring to some some component of the (usually Gram-negative) cell surface. Many PEP-CTERM proteins exhibit an unusual sequence composition that includes large numbers of potential glycosylation sites. Expression of one such protein has been shown restore the ability of a bacterium to form floc, a type of biofilm.) translates to MAHSNRTAAAAMLAGAPALLLTAQASAQFASGPTASFDRSELTSSVQFDVNGDEINDLLIFVGPTDDIDYGFYGDYVGILPLSPDAEGLDSSIYVNSDVAFGIDGSSINEFATPEDVGALLGNLDGDGNVSPSSGLGVLFAGELYEEPFGNDAVPTFVVSPGNIAGFLYETDDGLGLGFIEVEVSFISPEGTPAATVTTVDIFASGFTLIPEPAGLGLLGLGGLVLRRRR, encoded by the coding sequence ATGGCACATTCCAACCGCACCGCCGCCGCAGCCATGTTGGCCGGCGCGCCCGCCCTCTTGCTCACCGCACAAGCGTCCGCCCAGTTCGCCAGCGGCCCCACCGCGAGCTTCGACCGGTCGGAGTTGACGTCCAGCGTCCAGTTCGACGTCAACGGCGATGAAATCAACGACTTGCTGATCTTCGTCGGACCCACCGATGACATTGATTACGGGTTCTACGGAGATTACGTCGGCATCCTGCCTTTGAGCCCCGATGCCGAGGGCCTTGATTCGAGCATCTACGTCAACTCCGATGTCGCCTTCGGCATCGACGGGTCGTCCATCAACGAGTTTGCCACTCCCGAGGATGTCGGTGCGTTGCTCGGCAATCTCGACGGCGACGGCAACGTCAGCCCTTCGAGCGGTTTGGGGGTGCTGTTCGCCGGTGAGTTGTACGAGGAGCCTTTCGGCAATGACGCGGTGCCTACCTTCGTGGTGTCGCCGGGCAACATCGCCGGCTTCCTGTACGAAACCGATGACGGCCTCGGCCTGGGGTTCATCGAGGTGGAGGTCAGCTTCATATCCCCCGAAGGCACACCGGCAGCGACCGTGACCACCGTCGATATCTTCGCCAGCGGCTTCACGCTGATCCCGGAACCGGCCGGACTCGGCCTGCTCGGACTTGGCGGATTAGTCCTCCGACGACGCCGGTAG
- a CDS encoding nucleotide disphospho-sugar-binding domain-containing protein — protein MRVTMAWELGGGGGHVGRLGVLGHALRSRGHRVDLLCRDPQLGHRWSGPGSFDRVIQAPTRPKPTDRPTVATWADILLHACYHGSASDCHAYIEAWANALEACRPDVLVTDFAPTAVLLAGRLDAPCINVSTGYDMPPAGRDSLPNLRALAGFADADTFDTTIGERRLLEKLADRLPSGTQRLTDLYAGMNRIRTTVPALDHYGPQPDGRYVGRLPVPPVPTADTDWPAGNGLRLAGYVKPFAMLGLLLDLLGLTGIASLLHLTRINARNTQPNVTVTAEPLPLDVLARDADIGVCHAGAATVATFARAGVPMLLIPLNTEQAITARRVAELGIGIAVGPEDAEGLRGGLQRLLADGRFTASAKTFAATLGGFDLDAALCTTVDAIESLSCSSRHSET, from the coding sequence ATGCGCGTGACCATGGCGTGGGAACTTGGCGGCGGGGGCGGACACGTCGGCCGGTTGGGGGTGTTGGGCCACGCTTTGCGATCTCGCGGTCATCGCGTCGATCTGCTCTGTCGCGATCCGCAACTTGGCCACCGCTGGTCCGGGCCGGGCAGTTTCGACCGTGTCATCCAGGCACCGACACGGCCCAAGCCGACCGATCGGCCGACCGTGGCGACTTGGGCCGACATCCTGCTCCACGCCTGTTATCACGGTTCCGCGTCGGACTGCCATGCGTACATCGAAGCCTGGGCGAACGCGCTTGAGGCATGTCGTCCCGACGTGCTGGTGACTGATTTTGCCCCGACGGCGGTGCTGTTGGCGGGGCGGCTCGATGCGCCCTGCATCAACGTCAGCACCGGCTACGACATGCCGCCGGCCGGGCGTGATTCTCTGCCCAACCTCCGCGCCTTGGCCGGCTTCGCCGATGCTGACACCTTCGACACGACCATCGGCGAACGCCGATTGCTCGAAAAGCTCGCTGACCGACTCCCGTCGGGCACCCAACGTCTGACCGATCTGTACGCCGGTATGAATCGAATCCGCACAACCGTGCCCGCACTAGATCACTACGGCCCGCAGCCGGACGGACGTTACGTCGGCCGGCTACCAGTACCGCCCGTGCCGACGGCCGACACCGATTGGCCAGCGGGTAACGGCCTACGCCTGGCGGGATACGTCAAGCCGTTCGCCATGCTCGGTCTGCTGCTCGATCTGCTCGGACTCACGGGCATTGCCTCGTTGCTACACCTCACCCGGATCAACGCCCGCAACACCCAACCCAACGTCACGGTCACCGCTGAACCGTTGCCGTTGGACGTGTTGGCGCGGGACGCGGACATCGGCGTCTGTCATGCCGGGGCGGCGACGGTCGCGACGTTTGCTCGGGCCGGCGTGCCGATGTTGCTGATCCCACTCAACACCGAGCAAGCGATCACCGCCCGGCGGGTCGCCGAGCTTGGCATCGGCATTGCCGTCGGGCCCGAAGATGCCGAGGGTTTGCGGGGTGGCTTGCAGCGTTTGCTCGCCGACGGTCGTTTCACCGCGTCGGCGAAGACCTTTGCGGCAACGCTCGGCGGCTTCGACCTGGATGCTGCGCTATGCACGACGGTCGATGCGATCGAGTCGCTCAGTTGTTCGTCCCGTCACTCGGAAACGTGA